A stretch of the Deltaproteobacteria bacterium genome encodes the following:
- the radA gene encoding DNA repair protein RadA, whose translation MAKTQTIYSCQNCGYQTPKWLGKCPDCNKWNSFAEETKSTNTPTASRYSDPAFFTISSEVKSIDEVQMENIARFSSGNSELDRLLGGGIVPSSLVLLGGDPGIGKSTLVLQTVGHVAKTDPVLYISGEESASQIKMRAERLGIHSKNLFVCSENNLRKALEFVEKIKPKLLIVDSIQTIFLPEHESAPGSLTQVRECAGKLLYLTKSKTLSTWIIGHMTKEGMIAGPKVLEHLVDTVLYFEGDKGQAYRLLRANKNRFGSTNEVGVFEMTSAGLLPIDNPSALFLSGSSEKTPGSVIVSSLEGSRPFLVEVQVLVSSSNLAMPRRVSLGVDGNRLALLIAILEKNLGYSIGGQDVFLNVVGGLKLSEPSSDLGILAALLSSFRNHALPQESVYIGEVGLGGEIRPAPQLELRLAEIERLGFKQVYISEKNTKIKKSSKMEIKTLKTVGQLADLLF comes from the coding sequence ATGGCTAAAACTCAAACAATTTATTCCTGCCAAAACTGCGGTTATCAAACACCCAAATGGTTGGGCAAATGTCCCGATTGCAACAAGTGGAACAGCTTTGCCGAAGAAACAAAAAGTACTAATACCCCCACCGCCTCGCGTTACAGTGACCCTGCCTTTTTCACGATTAGCAGCGAGGTGAAATCTATCGATGAAGTACAAATGGAAAACATCGCACGATTTAGTTCCGGTAATTCGGAGTTGGATCGCTTGCTGGGTGGCGGGATAGTCCCTAGTTCTCTGGTTTTGCTGGGAGGTGATCCCGGCATAGGAAAATCCACTCTGGTTTTGCAGACCGTGGGTCACGTCGCCAAAACAGACCCCGTGCTTTATATCTCGGGTGAAGAATCAGCCTCGCAGATTAAAATGCGCGCCGAGCGTTTGGGGATTCACTCCAAAAATCTTTTTGTGTGTTCCGAAAACAACCTGCGCAAGGCCTTAGAGTTTGTCGAAAAAATTAAACCCAAACTTTTGATTGTCGATTCCATTCAAACCATTTTTCTACCCGAACACGAATCGGCCCCCGGCTCTCTCACTCAAGTGCGAGAGTGTGCAGGAAAACTGCTCTATCTCACCAAATCAAAAACTTTATCAACTTGGATCATCGGTCACATGACGAAAGAAGGCATGATCGCCGGACCCAAAGTTTTAGAGCATCTGGTGGATACCGTTTTGTATTTTGAAGGAGACAAAGGCCAGGCCTACCGTTTGCTACGTGCGAACAAAAACCGTTTTGGATCCACCAATGAAGTGGGCGTCTTTGAGATGACTTCAGCTGGTTTGCTGCCCATCGACAATCCCTCAGCGCTCTTTCTTTCCGGAAGCTCCGAGAAAACTCCGGGCTCGGTAATTGTCTCAAGTCTGGAAGGTTCACGACCTTTTTTGGTGGAAGTTCAAGTGCTAGTTTCCAGTTCAAATTTGGCCATGCCTCGCAGGGTTTCCCTGGGTGTGGATGGAAATCGCCTCGCTCTACTCATCGCTATTTTAGAAAAAAATTTAGGCTACAGCATCGGCGGACAAGATGTTTTTTTGAACGTAGTTGGGGGGCTGAAACTCAGCGAACCCAGCAGCGACCTTGGAATCCTGGCCGCTCTCCTCTCTTCGTTTCGCAATCATGCACTACCGCAAGAATCGGTTTACATAGGTGAAGTGGGCCTTGGCGGAGAAATACGCCCTGCCCCACAATTGGAACTGCGACTCGCAGAGATTGAGCGTTTGGGATTTAAGCAGGTTTATATTTCAGAAAAAAATACAAAGATTAAAAAATCTTCCAAGATGGAAATTAAGACCTTGAAAACAGTGGGACAGCTGGCAGATTTACTATTTTAG